Proteins from one Triticum aestivum cultivar Chinese Spring chromosome 7A, IWGSC CS RefSeq v2.1, whole genome shotgun sequence genomic window:
- the LOC123148760 gene encoding pentatricopeptide repeat-containing protein At5g44230: MVHLARPRPPPALLPRASRPPLSAALPLPLLPPPSLASLLLAAVDSSPSLRHLRSLHGLLVRLPLPAHSLPYLLSRLLRRFAALPPPHAPLPYALSVFSAHAPPDPFLAAALLRFALLTQPPLIPFRLFSRLLRIPRDGLPFLPFAFSPLAKSAAAARSLPAVQAAHAASILLGGFDKHRFVENSLIGAYVTCGDIGAARKVFDEMVVKDVISWTSIVVAYSKSGDMGSAEEVFAQCPVKDMVAWTAMLTGYAQNSMPAKALEVFDRMATIGMGIDEVSLTGAISACAQLGAVRRAAWVQEIAERNGFGQNVVVGSGLVDMHAKCGLIDEARSVFDGMQEKNVYTYSSMIVGLASHGRAKEAIALFKDMVRRADVVPNHVTFIGLLTACSHAGMVRDGRFYFAQMKDKYGILPSADHYTCMVDLLGRAGLVDEALDLVRSMTVEPHGGVWGALLGACRIHGNTDVAKVAAEHLFKLEPEGIGNYVLLSNTLASAGKWDEVSKVRKLMRSRGLKKDPAVSSFEGRDGLVHQFFAGDNSHPRTNEIKKALLELAAKLKHAGYVPILTSIVYDVSDGEKERLLMGHSEKLALSFGLLTLGSRCTIRIVKNLRICEDCHLFMQLASRVEQAEIIVRDNMRFHHFKDGECSCGGFW, encoded by the coding sequence ATGGTGCACCTCGCCAGGCCGCGTCCCCCGCCCGCGCTGCTCCCCCGCGCGTCGCGGCCGCCGCTCTCCGCCGCGCTGCcgctgcccctcctccctcctccctcgctAGCCTCGCTCCTCCTCGCGGCCGTCGACTCCTCCCCGTCCCTCCGGCACCTccgcagcctccacgggctcctcgtCCGCCTGCCGCTCCCTGCCCACTCCCtcccctacctcctctcccgcctCCTCCGCCGATTCGCCGCCCTCCCGCCCCCGCACGCCCCGCTCCCCTACGCGCTCTCCGTCTTCTCCGCGCACGCTCCCCCGGATCCGTTCCTCGCTGCCGCGCTCCTCCGCTTCGCGCTCCTCACGCAGCCGCCGCTGATCCCCTTCCGCCTCTTCTCCCGCCTCCTCCGCATCCCCCGCGACGGGCTCCCCTTCCTCCCGTTTGCCTTCTCCCCGCTCGCCAAGTCCGCCGCGGCCGCGCGCTCCCTGCCGGCCGTCCAGGCCGCCCACGCGGCCTCGATCCTCCTCGGCGGGTTCGATAAGCACCGGTTCGTTGAGAACTCGCTGATCGGCGCTTATGTCACCTGCGGTGACATCGGTGCCGCAcggaaggtgttcgatgaaatggtgGTCAAGGATGTCATTTCCTGGACGAGCATTGTGGTGGCATACTCCAAGAGTGGCGATATGGGTTCCGCAGAGGAGGTGTTTGCGCAGTGCCCGGTGAAGGACATGGTGGCGTGGACAGCCATGCTTACCGGGTACGCTCAAAATTCCATGCCGGCGAAGGCATTGGAAGTGTTTGATCGGATGGCCACCATTGGCATGGGCATTGACGAGGTCTCATTGACGGGTGCAATCTCAGCTTGTGCTCAGCTTGGCGCGGTGAGGCGTGCTGCCTGGGTTCAGGAGATCGCAGAGAGGAATGGCTTTGGGCAGAATGTGGTTGTCGGGTCAGGGTTGGTGGATATGCATGCCAAGTGCGGACTAATTGATGAAGCACGCAGTGTTTTTGATGGGATGCAGGAGAAGAATGTGTACACATATAGCTCAATGATTGTTGGCCTCGCCTCTCATGGGAGGGCTAAAGAGGCAATTGCTTTGTTCAAGGACATGGTTAGGAGGGCCGATGTGGTGCCCAACCATGTGACCTTTATAGGGTTATTGACAGCTTGCAGCCATGCAGGGATGGTCAGAGATGGGCGCTTCTACTTTGCACAGATGAAGGACAAATATGGGATATTGCCATCTGCAGATCACTATACTTGTATGGTCGATTTGCTTGGTCGGGCTGGATTGGTGGACGAAGCTCTGGATCTTGTGAGGTCAATGACCGTGGAGCCTCATGGTGGTGTGTGGGGAGCGCTGCTTGGGGCTTGTCGGATCCATGGGAATACTGATGTTGCCAAGGTTGCAGCTGAACATCTATTTAAGCTTGAGCCAGAGGGTATAGGGAACTACGTGCTGTTATCGAATACACTTGCATCAGCAGGAAAGTGGGATGAAGTCTCAAAGGTTCGGAAACTAATGAGAAGCCGGGGGCTGAAAAAGGATCCTGCTGTGAGCTCGTTTGAAGGCAGAGATGGTTTGGTCCATCAGTTCTTTGCTGGTGACAATTCTCATCCAAGGACCAATGAAATAAAGAAGGCATTATTAGAGCTAGCTGCGAAATTGAAGCATGCTGGTTATGTGCCAATCCTGACGTCTATTGTTTATGATGTGAGTGATGGAGAGAAAGAAAGGCTGTTAATGGGTCACAGTGAGAAACTTGCTCTGTCGTTTGGATTGCTGACTCTTGGATCTAGATGCACAATTCGAATAGTAAAAAATCTAAGGATCTGCGAGGATTGCCATTTGTTTATGCAACTTGCCTCAAGAGTTGAGCAGGCTGAGATTATAGTCAGGGACAATATGAGATTCCATCATTTCAAAGATGGAGAATGCTCATGTGGTGGATTCTGGTGA
- the LOC123148761 gene encoding uncharacterized protein, with protein sequence MSRRFSGMATDLFCTHRILFALLEKGGITIIRELESRGSVQKLAKILLKASGGELLNDILADIMDRYSKHDSKESLRRTIMEHDEVFRQQVHELHRLYRVQKALMAELRGENSFQLRTEDTREMVQGHRPNLKNSSCMSETSQSACLGNAQYSDTRQLPEQSFLQECKPVSCLNLFDEETSRSQERRPESSKSVEGESWSVSMEGDLDLKLSIAPSSNATKAPHWLFSNSRERNPSGQHR encoded by the exons ATGAGTCGCCGATTTTCAG GAATGGCTACTGATTTGTTTTGTACTCATAGAATCCTCTTTGCCCTGTTGGAGAAAGGAGGAATAACCATCATTAGAGAGCTAGAAAGTAGAGGTTCTGTTCAGAAACTAGCCAAAATATTGCTGAAAGCTAGTGGAGGAGAGCTTTTGAACGACATCTTGGCAGATATAATGGACAGGTATTCCAAACACGACAGCAAGGAATCACTTCGGAGAACAATCATGGAACATGATGAGGTCTTCAGGCAACAG GTGCATGAACTGCATCGGCTATACAGGGTACAGAAAGCACTGATGGCTGAATTACGTGGTGAGAACAGTTTCCAACTCAGAACAGAAGATACTCGAGAAATGGTGCAGGGCCACAGGCCAAACCTCAAGAATAGCTCTTGTATGTCAGAGACTAGTCAATCTGCTTGTCTTGGAAACGCACAGTACTCTGATACTAGGCAATTACCTGAACAGTCGTTTCTTCAAGAATGCAAGCCAGTGTCATGCTTAAACCTCTTCGACGAAGAAACTTCAAGAAGCCAAGAAAGAAGACCAGAAAGCAGTAAATCAGTTGAAGGTGAAAGTTGGAGTGTTTCTATGGAAGGTGATCTCGATCTCAAACTAAGCATTGCCCCCAGTTCAAATGCAACAAAAGCACCACACTGGCTCTTCTCCAACAGCAGGGAAAGAAACCCTTCTGGTCAGCATCGATGA
- the LOC123148763 gene encoding nifU-like protein 3, chloroplastic has protein sequence MRLYSPNLRQAAAGPGAGSGVTNAPFAAALGKSSSSSLIHGRLSFGHASLQTPNHRTKRAGWAVRVLPLTEENVERVLDEVRPSLMRDGGNVALHEIDGLVVVLMLQGACGSCPSSTMTLKMGIESRLRDKIPEILEVEQIHDTETGLELNTENVEKLLDEIRPYLSGTGGGSLELVQIDGFVVKIQISGPAAGVMTVRVAVTQKLREKIPSILAVQLTE, from the exons ATGAGGCTCTACTCGCCGAATCTCCGGCAAGCCGCCGCAGGCCCCGGCGCCGGGTCTGGCGTCACCAACGCCCCCTTTGCAGCAGCTCTCGGCAAG AGTTCTTCGAGCTCCCTTATTCATGGCCGTCTCAGCTTCGGCCACGCGTCACTGCAGACACCGAACCACCGCACCAAGAGAGCAG GGTGGGCGGTGCGGGTGCTTCCCCTGACGGAGGAGAACGTGGAGAGGGTGCTGGATGAGGTGCGGCCGAGCCTGATGCGGGATGGAGGCAACGTGGCCCTGCACGAGATCGACGGCCTCGTcgtcgtgctcatgctccagggcgcCTGCGGCTCCTGCCCCAGCTCCACCATGACGCTCAAGATGGGAATCGAGTCCCGCCTCCGTGACAAGATCCCCGAGATCCTTGAGGTCGAGCAGATCCACGACACCGAGACCGGGCTTGAGCTCAACACAGAGAATGTCGAGAAG CTGCTAGATGAGATCAGGCCGTACCTTTCCGGCACCGGAGGTGGAAGCCTTGAGCTTGTTCAGATTGACGGTTTCGTCGTCAAGATTCAAATCAGTGGACCTGCAGCAGGTGTAATGACAGTACGTGTAGCTGTAACCCAAAAACTGAGAGAGAAAATACCATCGATCCTGGCTGTTCAGTTGACAGAGTAG